One window of Vicinamibacterales bacterium genomic DNA carries:
- the thiL gene encoding thiamine-phosphate kinase: protein MTVADLGEHALLARILARLPRPSAQVLVGPGDDAAVLAPVRNERLVVTTDAVVEGVHFSRPSFAPADIGHKALAVNLSDLAAMAATPQWALVSLILPGAWLVADVEALVDGLAALAGRHGVSVVGGNITRTEGPLAVDVTAGGTVASRRWLTRSGAVAGDDIWVSGTIGGAAAGLEMLRAGEPGTGCVAKQLRPEPRVRLGVAMGRGRAARAAMDLSDGLADAVRQVAAASGCGVRLDAGALPIEPAALAWWNARGVDPIRAAIAGGDDYELLFAVPKKGGGRLRNVRRHVADPPMTKIGSFTKDPGVLVVDRNGSEEPLPQGYEHFENR, encoded by the coding sequence GTGACAGTCGCAGACCTGGGCGAGCACGCCCTCTTGGCGCGCATTCTGGCGCGTCTCCCCCGCCCATCGGCCCAAGTGCTGGTCGGACCGGGTGATGACGCCGCCGTGCTGGCGCCGGTTCGGAACGAACGTCTGGTGGTCACCACCGACGCCGTCGTCGAGGGGGTGCATTTCTCACGCCCTTCCTTTGCGCCGGCCGACATTGGCCACAAGGCGCTCGCCGTCAACCTCAGCGACCTGGCGGCCATGGCGGCCACGCCCCAGTGGGCCCTGGTCTCGCTGATATTGCCGGGCGCCTGGCTGGTGGCAGACGTCGAGGCGCTCGTGGACGGACTGGCGGCCCTCGCGGGCCGGCACGGGGTCTCGGTGGTGGGCGGCAACATTACCCGCACCGAGGGTCCCCTCGCCGTGGACGTCACCGCGGGCGGAACGGTTGCCTCGCGACGGTGGCTGACGCGCAGCGGCGCGGTGGCCGGCGACGACATCTGGGTGAGCGGCACGATTGGCGGGGCCGCGGCTGGTTTGGAAATGCTCCGCGCCGGGGAGCCGGGAACCGGCTGCGTGGCGAAGCAGCTGCGACCTGAGCCACGCGTGAGACTGGGCGTGGCGATGGGCCGTGGGCGCGCGGCGCGGGCGGCGATGGACCTGAGCGACGGCCTGGCGGATGCGGTCCGGCAGGTGGCGGCGGCAAGCGGATGCGGGGTGCGGCTCGATGCCGGCGCCCTGCCGATTGAGCCGGCCGCCCTGGCGTGGTGGAACGCGCGCGGTGTGGACCCGATTCGCGCCGCCATCGCCGGCGGCGACGACTACGAGTTGCTGTTCGCCGTCCCGAAAAAGGGCGGCGGGCGGTTGCGAAACGTGCGACGCCACGTGGCCGACCCGCCGATGACGAAGATCGGGAGCTTTACCAAGGACCCGGGCGTGCTGGTCGTGGACCGGAACGGAAGCGAAGAACCGCTGCCTCAGGGGTACGAGCACTTTGAGAATCGCTGA
- the rplT gene encoding 50S ribosomal protein L20: MPRVKRGTVRRQKRKKLSKITKGFFQNKSKLYKFMKEAAEKAGVYAYVGRKRKKRDYRGLWIIRINAAARENGLSYSVFMRGLKAAGIELDRKSLAELAAREPAAFTKLVEQAKAAIPAA, encoded by the coding sequence ATGCCTCGCGTCAAACGCGGAACCGTACGTCGCCAGAAGCGTAAGAAGCTCTCGAAGATCACCAAGGGCTTCTTCCAGAACAAGAGCAAGCTCTACAAGTTCATGAAAGAGGCCGCCGAGAAGGCGGGCGTCTACGCCTACGTCGGGCGCAAGCGCAAGAAGCGTGACTATCGCGGCCTCTGGATCATCCGCATCAACGCCGCCGCGCGTGAGAACGGCCTCTCCTACAGCGTGTTCATGCGCGGCCTCAAGGCCGCCGGCATCGAACTGGATCGCAAGAGCCTCGCCGAACTCGCCGCGCGCGAACCGGCGGCGTTTACCAAGCTGGTCGAGCAGGCGAAAGCCGCAATCCCGGCGGCCTAG
- a CDS encoding 3D domain-containing protein: MRIAESYWRKAIATFGVAAAFVFLYQTTARDSRSSASEASLVETAVLPQAGSRMQFTATAYCKGETTASGVGVRTGVAAADPALLPVGSVVRLETPNPRYSGVWTVMDTGPAVRGRTVDLYLWSCKEALVFGRRPVRLTVLRLGWNPQNSIPGMVDSLFRKREADSKKPAEPVVPAIPSATTTVPSADGPR; this comes from the coding sequence TTGAGAATCGCTGAATCCTACTGGCGGAAAGCGATTGCGACGTTCGGTGTCGCGGCGGCCTTCGTGTTTCTGTATCAAACCACCGCGCGCGACTCGCGCTCGTCGGCGAGCGAGGCGTCGCTGGTGGAAACTGCGGTCTTGCCGCAAGCCGGTTCGCGGATGCAGTTCACCGCCACCGCCTACTGTAAGGGTGAGACGACGGCGTCGGGCGTCGGCGTCCGTACCGGCGTGGCGGCGGCCGACCCCGCCCTGCTGCCCGTCGGCAGCGTGGTCCGGCTCGAAACCCCGAATCCCCGGTATAGCGGTGTGTGGACGGTCATGGATACCGGTCCCGCGGTCAGGGGCCGGACGGTCGATCTTTACCTCTGGAGCTGCAAGGAAGCCCTGGTTTTTGGGCGCCGGCCGGTTCGGCTGACGGTGCTCCGTCTGGGCTGGAACCCCCAGAACAGCATTCCGGGCATGGTGGACTCGCTGTTCCGGAAGCGCGAGGCCGACTCCAAGAAGCCGGCCGAGCCGGTGGTCCCGGCCATCCCCTCGGCCACCACCACGGTGCCCTCGGCCGACGGCCCCCGGTAG
- the thrS gene encoding threonine--tRNA ligase has product MNQVTVTLPDGSTKQVEAGAPVRAVAEAISPRLADAALAAFIGDKMVDLTCPLTADATVRIVTNKSPEALELYRHSTAHLLAAAVTALFPKVQCGIGPPIEDGFYYDFVVERPFVHEDLEAIEAKMKELASQDLVYERQSWPRQEAIDFFTRRGEPLKVQLIEEKAAGQPQVSVYTIKDKDTFLDFCVGPHVPSTGKLKAFKLTTTSNAYWKGDAQNQPMQRVYGTAFFSQKELDEHITRLEEAKKRDHRKVGKELGLFTFHPWAPGAGFWLGKGTTLYNTLADYMRGRLFPAGYDEVKTPIVYNKALWELSGHWSHYRENMFLVKSADGEEMGLKAMNCPGHYLLYASEKHSYKEMPIRFHEQTPLHRNEASGVLGGLTRVRQFSQDDAHCFVMETQIASEVEALLRLIKGIYGDFGLGYTAKLSTRPEKFIGEIALWDRAEGALKEALEKAGQAYTINAGDGAFYGPKIDFDITDAIGRKWQCGTIQLDYVAPERFDLKYTGADNAEHRPVVIHRAIFGSFERFIAILIEHFAGAFPLWLAPVQVVVLPIADRHLDYARDVAATLEAAGLKARCDDRQEKVNYKIREAQLQKIPYMLVVGDREAADRAVAVRSRAKGDLGARPLEQFLTDALAEVRSKALS; this is encoded by the coding sequence ATGAATCAGGTCACAGTCACCCTCCCCGACGGATCGACGAAGCAAGTCGAGGCCGGCGCGCCCGTCAGGGCTGTCGCCGAGGCCATCTCGCCACGCCTGGCCGATGCCGCCCTGGCGGCGTTTATCGGCGACAAGATGGTGGACCTCACCTGTCCGCTGACCGCCGACGCCACCGTCCGGATTGTGACCAACAAGAGCCCTGAAGCCCTCGAGCTCTATCGCCACTCGACGGCGCACCTGCTCGCGGCGGCCGTCACGGCGCTGTTCCCGAAGGTCCAGTGCGGCATCGGGCCGCCCATCGAAGACGGCTTCTACTACGACTTCGTGGTCGAGCGCCCCTTCGTGCACGAAGACCTCGAGGCCATCGAGGCGAAGATGAAGGAGCTGGCGTCGCAGGACCTGGTGTACGAGCGCCAGTCGTGGCCGCGCCAGGAGGCCATCGACTTCTTCACCAGGCGCGGCGAGCCGCTCAAGGTGCAGCTGATCGAGGAGAAGGCGGCCGGCCAGCCGCAAGTGTCGGTCTACACGATCAAGGACAAGGACACCTTCCTCGACTTCTGCGTCGGGCCGCACGTCCCCTCCACCGGCAAGCTCAAGGCCTTCAAGCTGACGACCACGAGCAACGCCTACTGGAAGGGCGACGCGCAGAACCAGCCGATGCAGCGCGTCTACGGCACCGCCTTCTTCTCGCAGAAGGAACTCGACGAGCACATCACGCGCCTCGAGGAAGCCAAGAAGCGCGACCACCGCAAAGTGGGCAAGGAACTCGGCCTGTTCACGTTTCACCCGTGGGCGCCGGGCGCCGGCTTCTGGCTCGGCAAGGGCACGACGCTCTACAACACGCTCGCCGACTACATGCGCGGCCGCCTCTTCCCCGCCGGTTACGACGAGGTCAAGACGCCCATCGTCTACAACAAGGCGCTGTGGGAACTGTCGGGGCACTGGTCGCACTACCGCGAGAACATGTTCCTGGTGAAGTCGGCCGACGGCGAGGAAATGGGCCTCAAGGCCATGAACTGCCCCGGCCACTACCTCCTGTACGCGAGCGAGAAGCACAGCTACAAGGAGATGCCGATCCGCTTCCACGAGCAGACGCCGCTGCATCGCAACGAAGCGTCGGGCGTGCTCGGCGGCCTCACGCGCGTGCGCCAGTTCTCGCAAGACGACGCGCACTGCTTCGTGATGGAGACGCAGATCGCCAGCGAAGTGGAAGCGCTGCTGCGGTTGATCAAGGGCATCTACGGCGACTTCGGCCTGGGCTACACGGCCAAGCTGTCAACGCGGCCCGAGAAGTTCATCGGCGAGATCGCGTTGTGGGATCGCGCCGAGGGCGCGCTCAAGGAAGCGCTCGAGAAGGCCGGGCAGGCTTACACGATTAACGCCGGCGACGGCGCCTTCTACGGCCCGAAGATCGACTTCGACATCACCGACGCGATTGGCCGGAAGTGGCAGTGCGGCACCATCCAGCTGGATTACGTGGCGCCCGAGCGGTTCGACCTCAAGTACACCGGGGCCGACAACGCCGAGCACCGGCCGGTGGTCATTCACCGCGCTATTTTCGGCAGCTTCGAACGGTTCATCGCCATCCTGATCGAGCACTTCGCCGGAGCCTTCCCCCTGTGGCTGGCGCCGGTGCAGGTCGTGGTGCTGCCGATTGCCGACCGGCACCTGGACTACGCCAGGGACGTGGCCGCCACCCTGGAGGCGGCCGGGCTCAAGGCCCGCTGCGACGACCGCCAGGAAAAGGTGAATTACAAGATTCGTGAGGCCCAGCTCCAGAAGATCCCCTACATGCTGGTAGTGGGCGACCGCGAGGCGGCCGACCGGGCCGTGGCGGTCCGGAGCCGGGCCAAAGGCGACCTGGGCGCCAGGCCCCTGGAACAATTCCTGACCGACGCGCTTGCCGAGGTCCGGTCTAAAGCGCTATCCTAG
- a CDS encoding HU family DNA-binding protein, with amino-acid sequence MNKQDLIARIVKDTGATKTQASRIVAVFLAAVTRALKKGEPVTFVGFGTFKTVLRKARKGRNPLTGGAIRIPKRRAVRFSAGKALKKALN; translated from the coding sequence ATGAACAAGCAGGACCTGATCGCCAGGATCGTCAAGGACACCGGCGCCACCAAGACCCAGGCGTCCCGTATCGTCGCCGTGTTTCTCGCGGCTGTCACCAGGGCCCTGAAGAAGGGCGAACCGGTCACGTTTGTCGGTTTCGGCACGTTCAAGACCGTGCTTCGCAAGGCCCGCAAGGGACGCAATCCCCTCACCGGCGGCGCCATTCGCATCCCCAAGCGCAGGGCCGTCCGGTTCTCCGCCGGTAAGGCGCTGAAAAAAGCCCTCAACTGA
- a CDS encoding cell division protein ZapA: MAEPKVVQVEVYGQKYPIKTELDPRYVEQLATFVESRMELAAKSSPSSDAVGLAVLAALNITDEFFRTRANLTNTSGSLTARAEALEKMVDQALALAE; this comes from the coding sequence ATGGCCGAACCGAAGGTCGTCCAAGTTGAGGTCTACGGGCAGAAATACCCGATTAAGACCGAGCTCGACCCGCGTTACGTCGAGCAGCTGGCGACCTTCGTCGAGTCGCGCATGGAACTGGCCGCCAAGAGCTCGCCGTCGAGCGACGCGGTCGGGCTCGCCGTGCTGGCCGCGCTCAACATCACGGACGAGTTCTTCCGGACCCGCGCCAACCTCACGAACACCTCCGGTAGCCTGACCGCCCGCGCCGAAGCCCTCGAGAAGATGGTGGACCAGGCGCTCGCGCTGGCCGAATAG
- the rpmI gene encoding 50S ribosomal protein L35: MAKKQKLKTHRGAAKRFKKTGTGKIVRGAAFKRHILTSKTTKSKRHARGSKVVTPGDARKINLMLPYK, translated from the coding sequence ATGGCCAAGAAGCAGAAGCTGAAGACCCACCGCGGCGCGGCAAAGCGGTTCAAGAAGACGGGCACCGGCAAGATCGTGCGCGGCGCGGCGTTCAAGCGCCACATCCTCACGAGCAAAACCACGAAGTCGAAGCGGCACGCGCGTGGTTCGAAGGTGGTCACGCCGGGCGACGCCCGGAAGATCAACCTGATGCTTCCGTATAAGTAG
- the pheS gene encoding phenylalanine--tRNA ligase subunit alpha — translation MNPIDTSIGPDRARELFRAELADVRTDAELQALRTRWVGRKGSWVSAFMEALATATPEQKKTFGRGANELKKEVEAAVAEREAALAATRRPAHAVDITLPGRAPQLGHRHPLSLIRDEVGAIFTRLGYQVLEGPEIEDDYHNFEALNMPEEHPARDMQDTLYLAEPLKIGAGQPLTLLRTHTSAMQIRHMEQHAPPVRLVAIGPVYRKDNLDLTHTPMFHQVEGLVVGKGVTLADLKGTLAAMAEALFGAGTGVRFRPSFFPYTEPSAEVDIQCIKCKGGGCAMCKRTGWIEILGSGMVHPAVFEAVGYDPNEITGFAFGMGVERVALLKWGVEDIRLFYENDLRFLEQFGL, via the coding sequence ATGAACCCAATCGACACCTCCATCGGTCCAGATCGGGCGCGGGAACTGTTCCGCGCCGAGCTGGCCGATGTCCGTACGGATGCCGAGCTGCAGGCCCTGCGCACCCGCTGGGTCGGCCGCAAGGGCAGCTGGGTGTCGGCCTTCATGGAGGCCCTCGCCACCGCCACCCCCGAACAGAAGAAGACCTTCGGCCGCGGCGCCAACGAGCTGAAGAAGGAAGTGGAGGCCGCGGTCGCGGAGCGCGAAGCCGCGCTCGCCGCCACCCGCCGTCCCGCGCATGCCGTGGACATCACGCTCCCCGGCCGCGCGCCACAGCTCGGGCATCGCCATCCCCTCAGCCTGATCCGGGATGAGGTCGGCGCCATCTTCACGCGCCTCGGCTACCAGGTGCTCGAAGGGCCCGAGATCGAAGACGACTACCACAACTTCGAAGCGCTCAACATGCCGGAGGAACACCCGGCGCGCGACATGCAGGACACGCTGTACCTGGCCGAGCCCCTGAAGATTGGGGCCGGTCAGCCGTTGACGCTGCTGCGCACGCACACGTCGGCCATGCAGATCCGCCACATGGAGCAGCACGCGCCTCCCGTGCGGCTGGTCGCCATCGGCCCGGTGTATCGCAAGGACAACCTCGACCTCACGCACACGCCGATGTTCCACCAGGTCGAAGGCCTGGTGGTCGGCAAGGGCGTGACGCTCGCCGACCTCAAGGGCACGCTGGCGGCCATGGCCGAGGCGTTGTTCGGCGCCGGCACCGGCGTCCGCTTCCGCCCGAGCTTCTTCCCGTATACCGAGCCCAGCGCCGAAGTGGACATCCAGTGCATCAAGTGCAAGGGCGGCGGCTGCGCCATGTGCAAGCGCACCGGCTGGATTGAAATTCTCGGCAGCGGCATGGTGCACCCGGCGGTGTTCGAAGCGGTGGGTTACGACCCCAACGAGATCACCGGCTTCGCCTTCGGCATGGGCGTCGAGCGCGTCGCCCTGCTCAAGTGGGGCGTGGAAGACATCCGCCTGTTCTACGAGAACGACCTGCGCTTCCTGGAGCAGTTCGGGCTATGA
- the infC gene encoding translation initiation factor IF-3: protein MPRSGLKRYPSNLCRWRNLIAFDRSRPTRRDDRLRINERIRVREIRVIDDAGQQLGIMPPPQALILARQKGLDLVEISPTAVPPVCRIMDYGKYQYQEQKRAREAKRHQKVIEVKEIKFRPKVDEHDYQFKKHHIERFIEEGDKVKATIFFRGREMAHPEIGHRILMRLIKDLEEVAMAETMPRQEGNQMHTILTGKKGQPKPAAKKTDVAETAANE from the coding sequence TTGCCGAGGTCCGGTCTAAAGCGCTATCCTAGTAATCTTTGTCGCTGGAGGAACCTTATCGCCTTCGATAGATCTCGCCCGACCCGTCGTGACGACCGACTCCGCATCAACGAGCGGATTCGAGTGCGTGAAATTCGCGTAATTGACGACGCGGGGCAGCAGCTGGGCATCATGCCGCCGCCCCAGGCCCTGATTCTTGCCCGTCAGAAAGGCCTCGACCTGGTCGAAATTTCGCCGACCGCGGTTCCGCCTGTCTGCCGGATCATGGACTACGGCAAGTATCAGTACCAGGAGCAGAAGCGCGCCCGCGAGGCGAAGCGGCACCAGAAGGTGATCGAGGTCAAGGAGATCAAGTTCCGTCCCAAAGTGGACGAACACGATTACCAGTTCAAGAAGCACCACATCGAGCGGTTTATCGAAGAAGGCGACAAGGTCAAGGCGACCATCTTCTTCCGCGGCCGCGAGATGGCGCATCCCGAGATTGGCCACCGGATCCTGATGCGGCTCATCAAGGACCTGGAAGAGGTGGCGATGGCGGAAACCATGCCCCGGCAGGAGGGCAACCAGATGCACACGATCCTGACGGGCAAGAAGGGCCAGCCGAAGCCGGCGGCCAAGAAGACCGACGTGGCCGAGACGGCCGCCAACGAGTAG
- a CDS encoding carbon starvation protein A, with protein MHALYVLLPALCILAIAYRYYSAFLATKIWMLDDARKTPAHTKFDGANYYPTTRWVMFGHHFAAITGAGPLVGPMLAAQFGYAPGFIWLVAGVCLAGAVHDSIVLWASVRRGGRSLPDIVKQEISPFTGFIASIAILFILVIAIAGLGITFVNALADSPWGVFTIAMTIPLGVFMGMWMYVWRKGKITEATVIGVIGLLLAVAGGEPLNHPDSWLGSFFRLSRTEIVAALCLYGFAASMLPVWILLSPRGYLSSFTKIGTIALLAIGVIIVNPVLQMPALTEFIHGGGPIIPGPMFPFCFITIACGAISGFHALISSGTTSKMIDKESDIRVVGYGAMLVEGVVGIMALIAASSMAPADYFAINTSPAVFAAMTFQGEHLQPVHLAEIEASVGEIVTGRTGGAVSLAVGMAQIFSKLPGMSGLLAYWYHFAIMFEALFILTTIDSGTRVGRFLLQEFMGRAYKPFAQPNNLVGGAIATAMLVSAWGYFIYTGQISTIWPMFGVANQLLGMVALAVGTSILINMGNAKYIWVTLFPLAFLGVNTLYGGFLNVRDNYYPLAIGANAARNTEGWILTICTSVMMVLAVIVLGAAIQKWALVLGGGPVPETAEAKG; from the coding sequence ATGCATGCTTTGTATGTCCTGCTCCCCGCGTTGTGCATCCTTGCCATCGCCTACAGGTACTACAGTGCGTTTCTGGCAACCAAGATCTGGATGCTGGATGACGCCCGAAAAACCCCGGCCCATACCAAGTTCGACGGCGCCAACTATTACCCGACGACGCGGTGGGTCATGTTTGGCCACCACTTCGCCGCGATTACAGGCGCGGGACCGCTGGTCGGCCCGATGCTGGCGGCGCAGTTCGGCTACGCGCCTGGCTTCATCTGGCTAGTCGCCGGCGTGTGCCTGGCGGGCGCCGTGCACGACTCGATCGTGCTGTGGGCGTCGGTGCGCCGCGGCGGGCGGTCGCTGCCCGACATCGTCAAGCAGGAGATCAGTCCCTTTACCGGGTTCATCGCCTCGATTGCCATCCTGTTCATCCTGGTGATCGCCATCGCCGGCCTCGGCATCACGTTCGTGAACGCGCTGGCCGACAGCCCCTGGGGCGTCTTCACCATCGCCATGACCATCCCCCTGGGCGTGTTCATGGGTATGTGGATGTACGTGTGGCGCAAGGGGAAGATCACCGAGGCCACGGTCATCGGCGTGATCGGCCTGCTGCTGGCGGTGGCCGGCGGCGAACCGCTCAACCACCCCGACTCGTGGCTCGGCAGCTTCTTCCGCCTGTCGCGCACCGAGATCGTGGCCGCGCTCTGCCTCTACGGCTTCGCGGCGTCGATGCTGCCGGTGTGGATCCTGCTGTCGCCGCGCGGCTACCTCAGCTCCTTCACCAAGATCGGCACCATCGCCCTGCTCGCCATCGGCGTGATCATCGTCAACCCGGTCTTGCAGATGCCCGCACTGACCGAGTTCATCCACGGCGGCGGCCCCATCATCCCGGGACCGATGTTCCCGTTCTGCTTCATCACCATTGCCTGCGGCGCCATTTCGGGATTCCACGCGCTGATTAGCTCGGGCACCACGTCGAAGATGATCGACAAGGAGTCGGACATCCGGGTGGTCGGCTACGGCGCGATGCTGGTCGAAGGCGTGGTCGGCATCATGGCGCTGATCGCGGCCTCGTCGATGGCCCCCGCCGACTACTTCGCCATCAACACCTCGCCTGCGGTCTTCGCGGCGATGACGTTCCAGGGCGAGCACCTGCAGCCCGTGCATCTTGCTGAAATCGAAGCCTCGGTCGGCGAAATCGTCACCGGCCGCACCGGCGGCGCGGTGTCACTGGCGGTCGGCATGGCGCAGATCTTCTCGAAGCTCCCCGGCATGTCGGGGCTGCTCGCCTACTGGTATCACTTCGCGATCATGTTCGAGGCGCTCTTCATCCTGACCACGATCGACTCCGGCACGCGTGTCGGCCGGTTCCTGCTGCAGGAGTTCATGGGGCGGGCCTACAAACCGTTTGCGCAACCCAATAACCTCGTGGGCGGAGCCATCGCCACGGCGATGCTGGTCTCGGCCTGGGGCTACTTCATCTACACCGGGCAAATCAGCACGATCTGGCCGATGTTCGGCGTCGCCAACCAGTTGCTCGGCATGGTGGCGCTGGCCGTCGGCACCAGCATCCTGATCAACATGGGCAACGCGAAGTACATCTGGGTCACGCTGTTCCCCCTCGCCTTCCTCGGCGTCAACACGCTGTATGGCGGCTTCCTCAACGTCCGCGACAACTACTACCCGCTGGCCATCGGCGCCAACGCCGCGCGCAACACCGAGGGCTGGATCCTCACCATCTGCACGTCGGTGATGATGGTGCTGGCCGTAATCGTGCTCGGCGCGGCCATCCAGAAGTGGGCGCTCGTGCTCGGCGGCGGCCCGGTGCCCGAAACGGCCGAGGCCAAGGGCTGA
- the zapB gene encoding cell division protein ZapB produces MATKTTTPGLESIDRLEEKIKLLVNTIVRIKGDQARAAEENGKLKGEIETLKARIATAESAGAEVTTLREERDLIKSRVTEMLQQLDGLNL; encoded by the coding sequence ATGGCGACCAAGACGACGACACCGGGGCTGGAATCGATCGACCGCCTCGAAGAGAAGATCAAGCTGCTCGTCAACACCATCGTCCGGATCAAGGGCGACCAGGCGCGGGCGGCGGAAGAGAACGGCAAGCTCAAGGGCGAAATCGAGACTCTCAAGGCCCGCATCGCCACGGCCGAAAGCGCCGGCGCCGAAGTCACCACGCTGCGCGAAGAGCGCGACCTCATCAAGAGCCGCGTCACCGAGATGCTGCAGCAACTCGACGGCCTGAACCTCTGA
- the pheT gene encoding phenylalanine--tRNA ligase subunit beta, with translation MKVLLSWIREFVDVPESAEEIGRLMSVRGLALEGLETWPALSERSESKGDDVVMDFDVTANRPDCLSMIGIAREIATAYNRPLKVPADPALSPGDTIPVTIEDPALCGRYAGAVADVKVGPSPDWMQARLTACGIRPISNIVDITNYVLLELGQPMHAFDLHKLGGRAIKVRTARQGESIRTLDGKTRALSSGVLVIADAERAQAIGGVMGGADSEVSDATTQIVFEAAWFLPASVRTTSKKLGLRTEASMRFERGMDVTAPARAMARACALLETIGAGKATGVIADVFPQPPPPRQLELERARISGLLGMDVPNAEVERILASLGFVTAPHKGGPYKSGSGDGWSVTVPGWRIDIKRQVDLIEEVGRHHGFEHLPSTFPGVQQAPAASDPRIARDRRVRTALLGMGFSEAITFAFIEAAAAQPFHGEQAAVALANPLSEKFAVMRPSLLPGLIDAVSHNRRHGRRDVQLFEIGTRFSPLGETRGAGFAWTGLATSDHWSGGRRDVDFFDMKGVAEQLAAVGLVSLTFAEADVPWLVTGRAATLAVNGTAIGLLGLLDPGLADKRGLPAGDDVYVAEINLDLLTAAASADTLRATPLPRYPSVVRDVSILVDDALSAGAVRGTIRSAAPNTLIQVCEFDRYQGKGIPDGKVSLSFRLTFQSPERTLTDEEVQAGMQHIIDALTRDLQAIQR, from the coding sequence ATGAAGGTCCTGCTCTCCTGGATTCGCGAGTTCGTTGACGTGCCGGAGTCGGCCGAAGAAATCGGCAGGCTGATGTCGGTACGCGGCCTCGCGCTCGAAGGCCTCGAGACATGGCCTGCCCTGAGCGAGCGCAGCGAGTCGAAGGGCGATGACGTCGTCATGGACTTCGACGTCACCGCGAATCGTCCTGACTGCCTGTCGATGATCGGCATCGCCCGCGAGATCGCGACGGCCTACAACCGGCCGCTGAAGGTTCCCGCCGACCCGGCGCTCTCGCCTGGCGACACCATCCCGGTCACGATCGAAGACCCCGCCCTGTGCGGCCGTTACGCCGGCGCGGTTGCCGACGTGAAGGTGGGGCCGTCGCCGGACTGGATGCAGGCGCGCCTCACGGCCTGCGGCATCCGCCCGATCAGCAACATCGTCGACATCACCAACTACGTGCTGCTCGAACTCGGGCAACCGATGCACGCGTTCGATCTCCACAAGCTCGGCGGCCGGGCCATCAAGGTCCGCACCGCGCGCCAAGGTGAATCGATCAGGACGCTGGACGGCAAGACCCGCGCGCTCAGCTCCGGCGTGCTCGTCATTGCCGATGCCGAGCGGGCCCAGGCCATCGGCGGCGTGATGGGCGGCGCCGACTCGGAAGTCAGCGACGCGACCACGCAGATCGTGTTCGAGGCCGCCTGGTTCCTCCCCGCCTCCGTGCGCACGACCAGCAAGAAACTGGGCCTGCGCACCGAAGCGTCGATGCGCTTCGAGCGCGGCATGGACGTCACGGCGCCGGCGCGCGCGATGGCCCGCGCCTGCGCGCTGCTCGAGACGATTGGCGCCGGCAAGGCGACGGGCGTGATCGCCGATGTGTTCCCGCAGCCGCCACCGCCGCGCCAGCTGGAACTCGAACGGGCGCGGATCAGCGGACTGCTCGGCATGGATGTGCCGAACGCGGAGGTCGAGCGAATCCTCGCGTCGCTCGGTTTCGTGACGGCCCCCCATAAAGGGGGGCCCTACAAGAGTGGTTCGGGGGATGGCTGGAGTGTCACCGTGCCCGGCTGGCGCATCGACATCAAGCGCCAGGTGGACCTGATCGAAGAGGTGGGACGCCACCACGGCTTCGAACACCTGCCCTCGACGTTCCCAGGCGTGCAGCAGGCGCCCGCCGCGTCGGACCCGCGCATTGCCCGCGATCGCCGCGTGCGAACCGCCCTGCTCGGCATGGGCTTCTCCGAAGCCATCACCTTCGCGTTCATCGAAGCCGCGGCGGCGCAGCCGTTCCACGGCGAACAGGCGGCCGTCGCGCTGGCCAATCCCCTGTCGGAGAAATTCGCCGTGATGCGGCCCAGCCTGCTGCCCGGCCTGATCGACGCGGTGAGCCACAACCGCCGGCACGGCCGCCGCGACGTGCAGCTCTTCGAGATCGGCACGCGCTTCTCCCCGCTTGGTGAAACGCGCGGCGCCGGGTTCGCGTGGACCGGCCTGGCGACGAGCGATCACTGGAGCGGCGGCCGGCGCGACGTGGACTTCTTCGACATGAAGGGCGTCGCCGAACAGCTCGCCGCCGTCGGCCTGGTGTCGCTCACCTTCGCCGAGGCCGACGTGCCCTGGCTGGTCACGGGACGCGCCGCGACCTTGGCCGTGAACGGCACGGCCATCGGCCTGCTTGGCCTGCTCGACCCGGGCCTGGCCGACAAGCGCGGCCTGCCGGCCGGCGACGACGTCTACGTCGCCGAGATCAATCTCGACCTGCTGACCGCGGCCGCGTCCGCCGACACCTTGCGCGCGACGCCGCTGCCGCGCTATCCGTCGGTGGTCCGCGACGTCTCGATTCTCGTGGACGATGCCTTGTCTGCCGGGGCGGTTCGTGGCACCATTCGTTCGGCTGCGCCCAACACGCTGATCCAGGTGTGTGAGTTCGATCGCTACCAGGGCAAGGGCATTCCCGACGGCAAGGTCAGCTTGTCGTTCCGCCTCACCTTCCAGTCGCCGGAGCGCACGCTCACCGACGAAGAAGTGCAGGCGGGCATGCAGCACATCATCGACGCGCTGACGCGCGACTTACAGGCAATTCAGAGGTAA